From the Xenorhabdus ishibashii genome, one window contains:
- the argC gene encoding N-acetyl-gamma-glutamyl-phosphate reductase, which yields MLNTLIVGASGYTGAELAAYLQRHPHVHLSGLMVSSQSSDAGKCFSELYPQYRGILDLPLQPLTDVIDTAKGIDVVFLATAHEVSHDIAPIFLEAGCIVFDLSGAYRVQNTQFYKKYYGFEHKNAQWLKQAVYGLAEWQAEKIKQAQLIAIPGCYPTVSQLSLKPLLEQNLLDTGHWPVINAVSGVSGAGRKASITNSFCEISLQPYGVFNHRHQPEITTHLGTEVIFTPHLGNFSRGILATITCKLKSGVTEAQIREAYQQAYHDKPLVRLYSKGVPALKAVVGLPFCDIGFAVQGQHLIIVGAEDNLLKGAAAQAVQCMNIRFGYEETQALL from the coding sequence ATGTTGAATACGCTGATAGTTGGTGCCAGTGGTTATACCGGAGCTGAGTTAGCAGCATATCTGCAACGTCATCCCCATGTCCATCTCTCCGGCTTGATGGTTTCTTCTCAAAGTTCAGATGCGGGGAAATGTTTTTCAGAACTTTATCCACAATATAGGGGTATTCTTGATTTGCCCTTACAGCCGTTGACCGATGTGATTGATACAGCAAAAGGAATTGATGTGGTCTTCCTCGCTACTGCTCATGAAGTCAGCCATGATATTGCCCCAATATTTCTGGAAGCAGGTTGTATCGTATTTGATTTATCTGGTGCCTATCGCGTACAAAATACACAGTTTTATAAAAAATACTACGGATTTGAGCATAAAAATGCTCAGTGGTTGAAGCAAGCTGTATATGGATTGGCAGAATGGCAAGCAGAGAAAATCAAGCAAGCACAATTGATTGCTATTCCCGGCTGTTACCCTACCGTTTCCCAACTTTCCCTGAAACCGCTGCTTGAACAAAATTTATTAGATACAGGGCATTGGCCTGTTATCAACGCAGTCAGCGGTGTCAGTGGTGCAGGTCGAAAAGCGTCGATCACCAATAGTTTCTGTGAAATTAGTTTGCAACCATATGGTGTTTTTAACCATCGTCATCAGCCTGAAATCACTACTCATTTAGGTACAGAGGTGATTTTTACCCCTCATTTGGGCAATTTCTCACGCGGTATCCTTGCCACAATTACCTGTAAGTTGAAATCTGGTGTGACAGAAGCACAAATTAGAGAAGCTTATCAACAGGCGTATCATGATAAGCCGTTGGTACGGCTATATAGCAAAGGGGTTCCCGCGTTGAAAGCTGTGGTTGGTTTGCCATTTTGCGATATTGGTTTTGCTGTTCAGGGGCAGCACCTGATCATCGTAGGGGCTGAGGATAATTTGTTGAAAGGGGCCGCGGCACAAGCCGTGCAGTGCATGAATATTCGTTTTGGGTATGAAGAAACTCAGGCGTTACTTTAA